A single Rubrivivax gelatinosus IL144 DNA region contains:
- a CDS encoding pseudouridine synthase gives MSSNDAESTPDPIAAVPPADEAPPKKRRAPRKKAEAPAADVAPAAEAVAAPEAPAPEAAAEPAAEAKPRRRRTTKKAAAAEAPAAEPVAVVESLPAAAAERAPEPAPTVVPAEAPPRAEPAPAPEHAAEPSAEPAGEGADAAPAEAGAEGDAPRRSRNRRRGRRGERAERAPRDAAAPAAEGEDVAGDDEAPETAPAPQLPPADVGEVFASVLSGVWDAEAGDEAPPLPAKRVLAPEPDAPKLHKVLAQAGIGSRRDMEQMILEGRITVNGEPAHIGQRIAAGDRIAVGGKPVRYRIAPPPTRVIAYHKPAGEVVTHDDPQQRPTVFRRLPKLHQGKWQSVGRLDINTEGLLLFTNSGELANQLMHPRFGVEREYAVRSLGGLDDAARQKLLEGVEIDGQRCGFKSIENGGGEGANQWYRCVITEGRNREVRKLFDAVGHAVSRLIRIRYGSVVLPKGLKRGVWVDLSEQDVRSLRRMTGVGERPEGEQRDAGGDRRGKRGKRGRGGNAPESAPRGPKPQRREAGEAAIPNPLQQTFDKRAIQQERQRRREIPEDGPIPNPLQQTYDKRGLQRDRPVRDLGEDGPIPNPLQQTYDKRFVQKPKPLAGGRGARGPKKGGAGGQPDPMQTSVGYIGGDAFLRKANGGGGRGGPRGGRGGGGGGGGGRRGGR, from the coding sequence ATGAGCTCGAACGACGCCGAATCCACGCCGGACCCGATCGCCGCCGTGCCTCCCGCCGACGAGGCGCCGCCGAAAAAGCGCCGCGCGCCGCGCAAGAAGGCCGAGGCGCCCGCCGCCGACGTCGCGCCGGCAGCCGAGGCCGTTGCGGCTCCCGAGGCGCCCGCGCCCGAGGCCGCGGCCGAACCCGCCGCCGAAGCCAAGCCGCGCCGCCGGCGCACGACGAAGAAGGCCGCCGCCGCCGAGGCGCCGGCGGCCGAGCCTGTGGCCGTCGTCGAGTCGCTGCCGGCCGCCGCTGCCGAGCGCGCGCCCGAGCCGGCGCCGACGGTGGTTCCGGCCGAAGCGCCGCCGCGCGCCGAGCCCGCCCCCGCGCCGGAACACGCGGCCGAACCGTCTGCCGAGCCGGCAGGCGAGGGCGCCGACGCCGCGCCGGCCGAAGCCGGCGCCGAAGGCGACGCCCCGCGCCGCAGCCGCAACCGCCGTCGTGGCCGCCGTGGCGAGCGCGCCGAACGTGCGCCGCGCGACGCCGCCGCCCCGGCCGCCGAGGGCGAAGACGTCGCCGGCGACGACGAGGCCCCCGAGACCGCGCCGGCGCCGCAACTGCCGCCGGCCGACGTCGGCGAGGTCTTCGCCAGCGTGCTGTCGGGCGTCTGGGACGCCGAAGCCGGCGACGAAGCGCCGCCGCTGCCGGCCAAGCGCGTGCTCGCGCCGGAACCCGACGCGCCCAAGCTGCACAAGGTGCTGGCCCAGGCCGGCATCGGCTCGCGTCGCGACATGGAGCAGATGATCCTGGAAGGGCGCATCACCGTGAACGGCGAGCCGGCGCACATCGGCCAGCGCATCGCCGCCGGTGACCGCATCGCCGTCGGCGGCAAGCCGGTGCGCTACCGCATCGCGCCGCCGCCGACCCGCGTCATCGCCTATCACAAGCCGGCCGGCGAGGTCGTCACCCACGACGACCCGCAGCAGCGGCCGACGGTCTTCCGCCGCCTGCCCAAGCTGCACCAGGGCAAGTGGCAGTCGGTCGGCCGCCTGGACATCAACACCGAAGGCCTGCTGCTGTTCACCAACTCCGGCGAACTGGCCAACCAGCTGATGCACCCGCGCTTCGGCGTCGAACGCGAGTACGCCGTGCGTTCGCTCGGCGGCCTGGACGACGCCGCGCGCCAGAAGCTGCTCGAAGGCGTCGAGATCGACGGCCAGCGCTGCGGCTTCAAGAGCATCGAGAACGGCGGCGGCGAAGGCGCCAACCAGTGGTACCGCTGCGTCATCACCGAAGGCCGCAACCGCGAGGTGCGCAAGCTCTTCGACGCCGTCGGCCACGCGGTGAGCCGGCTGATCCGCATCCGCTACGGCTCGGTCGTGCTGCCCAAGGGGCTCAAGCGCGGGGTCTGGGTCGACCTGAGCGAGCAGGACGTTCGTTCGCTGCGCCGCATGACCGGCGTCGGCGAGCGTCCCGAGGGCGAGCAGCGCGATGCCGGCGGTGATCGCCGCGGCAAGCGCGGCAAGCGCGGCCGTGGTGGCAACGCCCCCGAGAGCGCGCCGCGCGGCCCGAAGCCGCAGCGCCGCGAAGCCGGCGAGGCCGCGATCCCGAATCCGCTGCAGCAGACCTTCGACAAGCGCGCGATCCAGCAGGAACGCCAGCGCCGCCGCGAGATCCCCGAGGACGGCCCGATCCCGAATCCGCTGCAGCAGACCTACGACAAGCGTGGCCTGCAGCGCGACCGGCCGGTGCGTGACCTCGGCGAGGACGGCCCGATCCCCAACCCGCTGCAGCAGACCTACGACAAGCGCTTCGTGCAGAAGCCCAAGCCGCTGGCCGGCGGCCGTGGCGCGCGCGGCCCGAAGAAGGGTGGCGCGGGCGGCCAGCCCGACCCGATGCAGACCTCGGTCGGCTACATCGGCGGCGACGCCTTCCTGCGCAAGGCCAACGGCGGCGGTGGCCGCGGCGGTCCGCGTGGCGGCCGGGGTGGTGGTGGCGGCGGCGGCGGTGGTCGCCGCGGCGGGCGCTGA
- the scpB gene encoding SMC-Scp complex subunit ScpB, whose protein sequence is MNTSEAKRVLETALICADRPLPLREMRVLFDDQVGADTLRTLLDELASDWRGRGVELVALASGWRFQSRPEMREFLDRLNPEKPPKYSRAALETLAIVAYRQPVTRGDIEDIRGVTVSSQIVKQLEDRGWVEVIGYREAPGRPALYATTRQFLDDLGLKSLDQLPPLDGGEAPTAMLEALEDQPSLLGDGQAQLPLDEADAAAPIAPETADAEASTPITGTPEGASGPDTTS, encoded by the coding sequence ATGAACACTTCGGAGGCGAAGCGCGTCCTCGAGACGGCGCTCATCTGCGCGGACCGGCCCCTGCCGCTGCGCGAGATGCGCGTGCTCTTCGACGACCAGGTCGGCGCCGACACGCTTCGCACGCTGCTCGACGAGCTGGCGTCCGACTGGCGCGGCCGCGGTGTCGAGCTGGTCGCGCTGGCCTCGGGCTGGCGCTTCCAGAGCCGGCCGGAGATGCGCGAGTTCCTCGATCGCCTGAACCCCGAGAAGCCGCCCAAGTATTCGCGTGCTGCGCTGGAGACGCTGGCCATCGTCGCCTACCGCCAGCCGGTGACACGCGGCGACATCGAGGACATCCGCGGCGTCACCGTCAGCAGCCAGATCGTCAAGCAGCTCGAGGATCGCGGCTGGGTCGAGGTCATCGGCTACCGCGAGGCCCCCGGCCGCCCGGCGCTGTACGCGACGACGCGCCAGTTCCTCGACGACCTGGGCCTGAAGAGCCTGGATCAGCTGCCGCCGCTGGACGGCGGCGAAGCGCCGACGGCGATGCTCGAGGCGCTCGAAGACCAGCCTTCGCTGCTCGGTGACGGTCAGGCCCAGCTGCCGCTGGACGAAGCCGACGCTGCAGCGCCGATTGCCCCCGAGACGGCGGACGCCGAGGCGTCCACCCCCATCACCGGAACGCCCGAAGGCGCTTCCGGCCCCGACACCACTTCCTGA
- a CDS encoding RluA family pseudouridine synthase — MDGAEDEGGTDDAVETRAAVVEAAQHGERLDRVLVSMAGEFSRSHLQHLIDLGHVRLDGQQAGAASRRVKAGQRVEVELVPTDESRAFRPQPMALSILYEDEHLLVLDKPAGLVVHPAPGNWSGTLLNGLLAHHAAASTLPRAGIVHRLDKDTSGVMMVGKSLPAVTALVRDIAARDVHRRYLALAQGAVATQRIDAPIGRDPVSRVRMAVVASGKPARTDVECLAQHEGLSAVRCTLHTGRTHQIRVHLASRGHPLVADAVYGGRPALGMVRQALHAVRLELEHPVTRAPLSFGCPPPEDFSTAWRAIAGVTIPLD, encoded by the coding sequence GTGGACGGTGCCGAGGACGAGGGCGGCACCGACGACGCCGTCGAGACGCGTGCGGCCGTCGTCGAGGCCGCGCAGCACGGCGAACGCCTGGACCGCGTGCTGGTGTCGATGGCCGGCGAGTTCTCGCGCAGCCATCTGCAGCACCTGATCGACCTGGGCCACGTGCGTCTGGACGGCCAGCAGGCGGGCGCCGCCTCGCGGCGCGTGAAGGCCGGCCAGCGTGTCGAGGTCGAGCTGGTGCCGACCGACGAGAGCCGTGCCTTCCGCCCGCAGCCGATGGCGCTGTCCATCCTGTACGAGGACGAGCACCTGCTGGTGCTGGACAAGCCCGCGGGCCTGGTCGTGCACCCGGCGCCGGGCAACTGGTCGGGCACGCTGCTCAACGGCCTGCTGGCGCACCACGCGGCCGCGAGCACCTTGCCGCGCGCCGGCATCGTGCACCGGCTGGACAAGGACACCTCGGGCGTGATGATGGTCGGCAAGAGCCTGCCGGCGGTGACCGCGCTGGTGCGCGACATCGCCGCGCGCGACGTGCACCGGCGCTACCTGGCGCTGGCGCAGGGTGCGGTGGCCACGCAGCGCATCGACGCGCCGATCGGCCGCGATCCGGTGTCGCGCGTGCGCATGGCCGTCGTCGCCTCGGGCAAGCCGGCGCGCACCGACGTCGAGTGCCTGGCGCAGCACGAGGGCCTCAGCGCCGTGCGCTGCACGCTGCACACCGGGCGCACGCACCAGATCCGCGTGCACCTGGCCTCGCGCGGCCATCCGCTCGTGGCCGATGCGGTCTACGGCGGCCGGCCGGCGCTGGGCATGGTGCGCCAGGCGCTGCATGCGGTGCGGCTGGAACTCGAGCATCCGGTCACGCGCGCGCCGCTGTCCTTCGGCTGTCCGCCGCCCGAGGATTTCTCGACCGCATGGCGGGCCATTGCTGGGGTTACAATCCCGCTCGATTGA
- a CDS encoding outer membrane protein assembly factor BamD yields the protein MTFSQRWRLAPVAVSTAVMVATLLAGCGSTQKEERADVAAEKLYADAKDSMEAGSYDQAIKSLARVEGLAAGTQLAQQSQLDLAYLYWKTSEKAQALTTIERFIKLNPSSPALDYAMYLRGLINFNEDMGLFGRIANQDLSERDQRAARDAYQSFKQLVEQFPASKYAPDARQRMDYIVNSLAAYEVHVARYYYKRGAYVAAANRAQQAVTEFQRSPAAEEGLYLMVQSYDRLQLAQLRDDALRVLQQNYPDSRFLAQAVEQDKPRAWWKLW from the coding sequence ATGACCTTCTCCCAGAGGTGGCGCCTTGCGCCCGTAGCCGTTTCGACGGCCGTGATGGTGGCCACGCTGCTGGCTGGCTGCGGCTCGACCCAAAAGGAAGAGCGCGCCGACGTGGCGGCCGAAAAATTGTATGCGGACGCCAAGGACAGCATGGAGGCCGGCAGCTACGACCAGGCCATCAAGTCCCTGGCGCGCGTCGAAGGCCTGGCCGCCGGCACCCAGCTCGCGCAGCAGTCGCAGCTCGACCTCGCCTACCTGTACTGGAAGACGAGCGAGAAGGCGCAGGCGCTGACGACGATCGAGCGCTTCATCAAGCTCAACCCCTCGAGCCCGGCGCTGGACTACGCGATGTACCTGCGTGGCCTGATCAACTTCAACGAGGACATGGGCCTGTTCGGGCGCATCGCCAACCAGGACCTGTCCGAACGCGACCAGCGCGCCGCGCGCGACGCCTACCAGTCCTTCAAGCAGCTCGTCGAGCAGTTCCCGGCGTCGAAGTACGCGCCCGACGCCCGGCAGCGAATGGACTACATCGTCAACTCGCTGGCGGCCTACGAAGTGCACGTCGCGCGCTACTACTACAAGCGCGGCGCCTACGTGGCCGCGGCCAACCGCGCGCAGCAGGCGGTGACCGAGTTCCAGCGCTCGCCAGCGGCCGAGGAAGGCCTGTACCTGATGGTGCAGAGCTACGACCGCCTGCAGCTCGCCCAGCTGCGCGACGACGCGCTGCGCGTGCTGCAGCAGAACTACCCCGACAGCCGCTTCCTCGCCCAGGCCGTCGAGCAGGACAAGCCGCGCGCCTGGTGGAAGCTCTGGTGA